Proteins encoded together in one Lathyrus oleraceus cultivar Zhongwan6 chromosome 5, CAAS_Psat_ZW6_1.0, whole genome shotgun sequence window:
- the LOC127084934 gene encoding protein MAIN-LIKE 1, protein MESWVSRSGLTSLQRTSLNKIDTNLVSAFVERWHLETSSFHMPFGEMSITLDDVACLLHLPIRGIFWSPQDVTEELVVELAVDYLGVSQGQAQSHVRSCRGSYYKLEWLYDIFVHHRAASSWAYATRAYLLMLVGSTIFADKTFTLVEARYLLLFRDLDGCSGYSWGAAALVTLYRYLGDASMYSCKQLGGYPTLLQCWIHEYFPTVGKRGENWNPAGNGGLPRAMRWSYRQGVLKVDDLRPILDELTPTDVIWRPFEDHRAWRVFDEICLYRGCLKWGETVVPYLPDRCLRQFGYRQYVPSPPLDCMMATDIDVDWISYHQSVVDVIGSSSVATTPSEVVDGYLEWYYRVSHPRLVPPHRDAPREVPVPVYDAGPSDPDWARVSTLIRRYLRQVNAEEEDPQFSDLFEALHISRSH, encoded by the exons atggagagttgggtatctagatccGGTTTAACTTCACTGCAGAGAACGagtctgaacaagatagacacaaatcttgtctctgcatttgtggaaagatggcatctagagacatcttcatttcacatgccgtttggtgaaatgagcattactttagaTGATGTCGCATGTCTACTTCACTTGCCCATTAGGGGAATCTTTtggagtcctcaggatgtgactgaagagctagttgttgaacttgctgttgactacctaggagtgtcacagggtcaggcacagtcacatgttcggagctgcagggggtcgtattacaagttggagtggttatatGATATATTCGTACATCATAGGGCTGCTTccagctgggcatatgcgactagagcatatctattgatgttggtgggttccaccatatttgctgataagacctttacacttgtagaggcacgatacctcctcctgtttagggacttggatggatgttcaggatatagttggggagcagctgcactagttaccctctaccgatatcttggagatgcgtccatgtacagttgcaaacagctaggtggatatcctactctcctacag tgttggattcacgagtattttccaactgttggaaaaagaggggagaattggaaTCCTGCTGGAAACGGTGGTCTTCcccgagcgatgagatggtcgtatagacagggagtcctgaaggtcgatgatttacgacctattttggacgagctgacacctaCCGACGTCATCTGGCgaccatttgaggatcatagagcatggcgtgtatttgatgagatatgtctttacaggggctgtttgaagtggggtgaaacagttgttccatacttgcctgatagatgtttacgtcagttcgggtataggcagtatgttccatccccacctctggattgtatgatggcgacggatattgatgttgattggatcaGTTACCATCAGAGTGTTGTCGATGTGATCGGTTCATCTTCCgtggccaccactccatctgagGTAGTAGACggttatctggagtggtattatcgtgtttcccatccacggttggtccctccccatcgtgaTGCTCCTAGAGAGGTACCCGTTCCTGTATATGACGCCGGGCCATCCGATCCTgattgggctcgtgtatctacattgattcgtcgctatctgagacaggttaatgctgaagaggaagatccacagttttctgatttatttgaagctttgcatatttctcgttcacattga